A region from the Desulfoglaeba alkanexedens ALDC genome encodes:
- a CDS encoding response regulator yields the protein MVKEKILVVEDDPDILNLLAWHLRAADFEVIVCQDGEVAVEAAHREVPSLVVLDLMLPGLDGLEICKILRRKEKTSRIPILMLTARGEEADRVLGLELGADDYVVKPFSPRELVLRVRAILRRSSTEGTVSVLEAEGLRVDADSHRVWVDEEEVPITATEFKLLVELMGSRGRVLSRDQLLDRVWGYQFEGYARTVDTHIRRLRQKLGPYADLVETIRGVGYRFRE from the coding sequence ATGGTAAAGGAAAAAATACTTGTGGTTGAGGACGATCCGGATATTCTTAACCTTCTCGCCTGGCACCTTAGGGCGGCCGACTTCGAGGTGATCGTCTGTCAGGATGGAGAAGTCGCCGTGGAGGCGGCCCATCGGGAGGTGCCGAGCCTGGTGGTTCTGGATCTGATGCTGCCCGGCCTGGACGGCCTGGAAATCTGCAAGATCCTTAGAAGAAAAGAAAAGACGTCGCGCATCCCCATCTTGATGCTCACCGCCCGGGGGGAGGAAGCGGACCGGGTTCTGGGTCTGGAACTGGGAGCGGATGATTACGTGGTCAAGCCTTTCAGTCCCCGGGAACTGGTGCTTCGGGTACGGGCGATCCTCCGGCGTTCCAGCACGGAAGGTACGGTATCGGTGCTGGAGGCGGAGGGACTCCGAGTCGATGCCGACAGCCACAGGGTGTGGGTGGACGAAGAAGAGGTTCCCATCACGGCGACGGAATTCAAACTGCTGGTGGAATTGATGGGGAGTCGAGGACGGGTGCTCAGCCGCGACCAGCTCCTGGATCGTGTCTGGGGCTACCAGTTTGAGGGGTACGCCCGGACCGTCGATACGCACATCCGAAGGCTGCGGCAGAAACTGGGCCCCTACGCCGACCTGGTTGAAACCATACGAGGGGTGGGCTACCGGTTCCGGGAGTAG
- the cbiM gene encoding cobalt transporter CbiM yields MHLSDGVLPTAVTLGGFAAAAAAAAWSLRRTRAEDLPKVAVVTSSFFVASLIHVPLGPTSVHLLLPGVVGILLGPAAFLAIFLGLILQSFLFGFGGITALGANAVIMGVPAWVAGALFRTFRGEGAARQAVLGAVAGALAVALAALILALFLFTGGEDFLGIAKIALAAHIPVMAVEALITGVSISFLAKVKPELLDRPFTSGSR; encoded by the coding sequence ATGCACCTTTCGGACGGAGTGCTGCCGACGGCGGTGACGCTCGGCGGCTTTGCGGCGGCGGCAGCTGCAGCGGCCTGGAGTCTTCGAAGAACACGGGCGGAGGATCTCCCCAAGGTGGCGGTGGTGACCTCGTCGTTCTTTGTGGCCTCGCTGATCCATGTTCCTCTGGGCCCCACCAGCGTCCACTTGCTTCTTCCCGGCGTGGTGGGGATCCTGCTCGGGCCCGCAGCCTTTCTCGCCATCTTTCTCGGCCTGATTCTCCAGAGCTTTCTTTTCGGGTTCGGTGGAATCACGGCGCTGGGAGCCAATGCTGTCATAATGGGGGTCCCGGCATGGGTTGCGGGGGCCCTGTTTCGGACCTTCCGGGGGGAAGGGGCGGCCCGACAAGCGGTCCTCGGGGCCGTCGCCGGTGCCCTGGCGGTGGCACTGGCCGCGTTGATCCTCGCCCTTTTCCTGTTCACTGGGGGTGAAGATTTCCTGGGGATCGCCAAGATCGCTTTGGCAGCCCATATTCCAGTCATGGCGGTGGAGGCTCTGATCACCGGGGTTTCGATTTCCTTTCTGGCCAAGGTCAAACCGGAACTGCTGGACAGGCCGTTCACTTCCGGTTCCCGTTGA
- a CDS encoding MBL fold metallo-hydrolase produces the protein MSWKVTVLCENTVTMPGLLGEHGFSAYVETPETTLLFDTGQGFGLVPNTLCLKKDLQKVSALVLSHGHYDHTGGLLAFLGVRGPCEVVAHPQVLEERFRWMPVGPEEKPISIGLPWREAYVVSRGARFRWVESFEELAPGVWVTGVVPRRTDFETGDPKFAVLRDGAWVPDPFLDDYSIALNTPEGLVVVLGCAHAGIINILEHITEKTGIDRIHAVLGGTHLGFSAREQLERTIEALKRFKVKTLAVCHCTGQLPAARLAVEFGAGFAFAPVGFVLEVG, from the coding sequence ATGAGCTGGAAGGTCACGGTGCTTTGCGAAAATACGGTTACCATGCCGGGGCTCCTTGGCGAACATGGGTTTTCCGCCTACGTGGAAACCCCGGAAACAACGCTGCTGTTCGATACCGGTCAGGGTTTCGGCTTGGTTCCCAACACGCTTTGCCTCAAGAAGGACCTGCAGAAGGTGTCGGCTCTGGTCCTGAGCCACGGCCACTACGACCATACCGGGGGCCTGCTGGCCTTCTTGGGGGTTCGAGGGCCGTGCGAAGTGGTGGCCCATCCCCAGGTGCTGGAAGAGCGGTTCCGCTGGATGCCGGTCGGCCCTGAAGAAAAGCCGATTTCCATCGGCCTGCCCTGGCGCGAAGCGTATGTGGTGAGTCGCGGGGCGCGTTTTCGTTGGGTGGAGTCGTTCGAAGAACTGGCTCCAGGGGTATGGGTGACGGGAGTGGTCCCCCGCAGAACGGATTTCGAAACCGGGGATCCCAAGTTCGCGGTGCTTCGGGACGGTGCGTGGGTTCCCGACCCGTTCCTGGACGACTACTCCATCGCCCTGAACACCCCCGAGGGCCTGGTGGTGGTACTGGGCTGCGCCCACGCGGGAATCATCAACATCCTGGAGCACATCACGGAAAAAACGGGGATCGACCGCATTCACGCCGTTCTCGGAGGGACTCACCTGGGGTTTTCGGCCAGGGAGCAGCTGGAGAGGACCATCGAGGCCTTGAAGCGATTCAAGGTGAAGACGCTGGCGGTATGCCATTGCACGGGCCAGCTGCCTGCAGCCAGGTTGGCCGTGGAATTCGGTGCCGGCTTCGCCTTTGCTCCCGTCGGGTTCGTACTGGAAGTCGGGTAG
- a CDS encoding acyl-CoA synthetase gives MARIPESYLPPKEMWPEYIVPEEFSDIPMKLNLADYFVDRHVREGRGDSVAVKFMDETFTYTDLQRMVNKFGNALKAAGVESQDRVGIRLVNSPQAMVSIFAIEKVGGIPVPMSPLWSKEEVAFVANNAEMKFFVVNEPLLGPVEEAKDDFEYGTKVIVIGGKPDEVKAAGNFSFEEMMEQGAPELEAGMLDADDIGVILYTSGTTGMLKGCVHFVRPVIIEACLVNKYVYDLKPGDILGGSAPVSFAAGFGTFTLIPFAGGAGISLLPKFAPADMLDLIQRHKITVVTGLPTAYWVLMKFPEFKKYDLSSVRLYTTAGDALGAETLEGWKQLTGQPIWEGFGGTEVLHLVTSNTMNPEPVPNSIGKPLPGIKVRVIDAGWNDVKPNEVGSMVIKAPSGTLYWKPYVDNERLLRSQQENVTTGWNKMGDAVYMREDGNIFFVSREDDVIKVLGYRIGPAEVEEAIMKHPAVADAGVVGVPDPEKGQIVKAYIVMKPGYKGNDAFFEELKEFLKQHIAVYKLPRAVEYVEALPRTPTGKLLRRLLRK, from the coding sequence ATGGCAAGGATACCCGAATCTTATCTGCCCCCGAAGGAAATGTGGCCCGAATACATCGTTCCCGAAGAGTTTTCCGACATTCCCATGAAGCTCAACCTGGCCGATTACTTCGTTGATCGGCACGTGCGCGAAGGCCGGGGGGACAGCGTTGCAGTCAAATTCATGGACGAGACCTTCACGTACACCGATCTTCAGCGGATGGTCAACAAGTTCGGCAATGCGCTGAAGGCGGCCGGGGTGGAGTCCCAGGACCGTGTGGGTATCCGGCTGGTCAATTCCCCTCAGGCCATGGTCAGTATCTTCGCCATTGAAAAGGTGGGAGGGATCCCCGTACCTATGTCCCCCCTGTGGTCCAAGGAAGAGGTGGCTTTTGTGGCCAACAATGCGGAGATGAAGTTCTTCGTGGTCAACGAGCCGCTTCTGGGACCCGTCGAAGAAGCCAAGGACGATTTTGAGTACGGAACCAAGGTCATCGTCATCGGGGGAAAGCCGGATGAGGTGAAGGCGGCAGGCAACTTCAGCTTCGAGGAGATGATGGAACAGGGGGCGCCGGAGCTGGAAGCGGGGATGCTGGACGCCGACGACATCGGGGTCATCCTGTATACGTCCGGGACCACCGGGATGCTCAAGGGTTGCGTGCACTTCGTCAGGCCGGTGATCATCGAGGCCTGCCTGGTGAATAAGTATGTCTATGACCTGAAGCCTGGAGATATCCTAGGAGGATCGGCTCCGGTTTCCTTCGCGGCCGGCTTCGGGACGTTCACCCTCATACCTTTCGCGGGAGGCGCCGGTATTTCTCTCCTTCCCAAGTTCGCGCCGGCGGACATGCTGGATCTCATCCAGAGACACAAGATCACGGTGGTCACCGGTCTGCCCACGGCCTACTGGGTTCTCATGAAGTTCCCGGAGTTCAAGAAGTACGATCTCAGCTCGGTGCGGCTTTACACGACGGCAGGCGACGCGCTGGGGGCTGAGACGCTGGAAGGGTGGAAACAGCTGACGGGGCAGCCCATCTGGGAAGGCTTCGGCGGGACCGAAGTGCTTCACCTGGTCACATCCAACACCATGAACCCCGAGCCGGTTCCCAACTCCATCGGGAAGCCTCTGCCCGGCATCAAGGTGCGGGTCATCGATGCGGGTTGGAACGACGTGAAGCCCAACGAAGTGGGTAGCATGGTTATTAAGGCGCCTTCCGGCACGCTATATTGGAAACCCTACGTGGACAACGAGCGGCTCTTGAGGTCTCAGCAAGAGAACGTGACCACAGGGTGGAACAAGATGGGCGACGCGGTCTATATGAGGGAAGACGGGAACATCTTCTTCGTGTCACGTGAAGACGATGTGATTAAGGTTTTAGGCTATCGCATCGGCCCTGCGGAAGTGGAAGAAGCGATCATGAAGCACCCGGCGGTGGCGGACGCCGGGGTCGTTGGGGTTCCGGATCCGGAGAAGGGTCAGATCGTCAAGGCGTACATTGTCATGAAGCCCGGGTATAAGGGTAACGATGCGTTCTTCGAGGAACTGAAGGAATTCTTGAAGCAGCACATCGCTGTGTACAAGCTGCCGCGCGCAGTGGAGTATGTGGAAGCTCTTCCGCGGACGCCCACCGGGAAGTTGCTGCGCCGGCTGCTCCGGAAATAG
- a CDS encoding DUF4198 domain-containing protein, whose amino-acid sequence MRFWLRWVVPSALIAVLAFPWNALAHFGVILPSDDIVTQEDTKNLMVEVKFVHPMEGAYMAMAKPKRFGVVRSGEHKDLLPVLKEAEGKGPHQEGSFTYWKGEVAIGRPGDYVFYVEPAPYWEPAEDKYIVHYTKVCVNALGLEEGWDEPVGLETEIVPLSRPYGLWTGNIFTGRVLLEGRPVPHAEIEVEYLNESPGNPNFVQPPSDPFVTQVIRADEDGIFNYAMPRAGWWGFAALSDASWKLERQGVKKDVEIGAVFWVRTTDMR is encoded by the coding sequence ATGCGATTCTGGCTTCGATGGGTGGTACCTTCCGCGTTGATCGCGGTGTTGGCCTTTCCTTGGAATGCCCTCGCACATTTCGGGGTGATCCTGCCTTCCGACGATATCGTCACCCAGGAAGACACGAAGAACCTGATGGTGGAGGTGAAATTCGTCCATCCCATGGAAGGAGCTTACATGGCGATGGCGAAGCCCAAAAGGTTCGGCGTGGTTCGTTCGGGGGAGCATAAGGACCTGCTTCCGGTTCTAAAAGAGGCCGAGGGGAAAGGCCCTCATCAGGAGGGAAGCTTCACTTACTGGAAAGGCGAGGTTGCGATCGGGCGTCCCGGGGATTACGTATTCTACGTGGAACCGGCTCCCTACTGGGAACCTGCTGAAGACAAGTATATCGTGCATTACACCAAGGTGTGCGTGAACGCCCTGGGATTGGAGGAAGGCTGGGACGAACCGGTGGGCCTGGAAACGGAAATCGTTCCCCTGAGCCGGCCTTACGGCCTCTGGACGGGAAACATCTTCACCGGCCGGGTGCTGCTGGAGGGGCGGCCTGTACCACACGCGGAGATCGAAGTGGAATACCTGAACGAATCGCCCGGCAATCCGAATTTCGTTCAGCCTCCGTCGGACCCCTTTGTGACCCAGGTGATCCGGGCCGACGAAGACGGGATCTTCAATTACGCGATGCCGAGGGCCGGCTGGTGGGGTTTCGCGGCCTTGAGCGATGCGTCTTGGAAGCTTGAACGCCAAGGCGTTAAAAAGGATGTGGAAATCGGTGCCGTCTTCTGGGTGCGCACCACGGACATGCGTTGA
- a CDS encoding ATP-binding protein — translation MRSLRYRTRLFLVFWMVVAFSLCLPIFILKGPLENLVIEEAVEAARKHLEFVYWSLEHHERFTRAEDLERWCEDLARHLGFRVTVIAEGGVVIADSHVPNDRLPFLDNHAARPEVMEARHGGVGMSIRYSATLQQEMVYVARRIEPGGGLPSGVLRLAVPFPTVKGWLDRLYPRLWAVLALTLGVTGGISYVLSRRFEEPIQKIVEAAQAIGKGEYQRRIHIDASPEFNRLAKAINEMASRIGDDVQRLTFQKSQLETILDSMKEGVMVLDRDGRIRVTNRSLMLLQRDPKPQAGKRPLEVFLSPELQKACDEVLLEKDQERLEIEMEGNRFYDINLVRIPGPGTPGGAVVVFHDITDIKRLERVRRDFVANVSHELRTPLTSIKGYAETLLESPCAESEETRSFLQTILKNANHMSRMVNDLLQLTRLEVRGLDAPLGVVDAAKALESAWETCALLAQKQGIGLQSDFAGKEVPVYAVRDSLVQVFQNLLNNAIRYSPAGSSVRVSVREEGDMAVFQVEDEGPGIPVEHQSRIFERFYRVDKQRGDGTGGTGLGLAICRHIVRNLGGRIWVESPPQGKEHGSAFCFSLKRAVGAA, via the coding sequence ATGAGGTCTCTTCGGTACAGAACGCGGCTTTTTCTCGTTTTCTGGATGGTGGTCGCCTTTTCCCTCTGCCTTCCGATCTTCATCTTGAAAGGTCCGCTCGAGAACCTGGTGATCGAGGAAGCGGTCGAAGCGGCCCGCAAGCACCTGGAGTTCGTCTATTGGTCCCTCGAACATCATGAACGGTTCACGCGTGCCGAAGACCTGGAGCGGTGGTGCGAGGATCTGGCGCGGCACCTGGGGTTCCGAGTGACCGTCATCGCCGAAGGGGGCGTGGTCATTGCGGATTCCCACGTTCCGAACGACCGGTTGCCCTTTTTGGACAATCACGCCGCGCGGCCGGAAGTCATGGAGGCCCGCCACGGAGGCGTGGGAATGAGCATTCGTTACAGTGCGACCCTCCAGCAGGAAATGGTTTACGTAGCCAGGCGCATCGAACCGGGAGGTGGTCTTCCTTCGGGGGTTCTTCGCCTGGCGGTGCCGTTTCCCACGGTCAAAGGGTGGCTGGACCGCCTTTATCCCAGACTGTGGGCCGTTCTGGCTTTGACTCTCGGGGTCACGGGAGGCATCAGCTACGTTCTGTCGCGCCGTTTCGAAGAACCGATCCAGAAAATCGTCGAAGCGGCTCAGGCTATCGGTAAAGGGGAGTACCAGCGGCGGATCCACATCGACGCTTCTCCGGAATTCAATCGTCTGGCCAAGGCCATCAACGAGATGGCGAGCCGGATCGGGGATGACGTTCAGCGGCTCACTTTCCAGAAGTCCCAGTTGGAGACCATCCTCGACAGCATGAAGGAGGGCGTGATGGTGCTCGATCGGGACGGACGGATTCGCGTGACCAATCGGTCGCTCATGCTCCTCCAGCGCGATCCCAAACCGCAGGCGGGAAAGCGGCCTCTGGAGGTTTTCCTGAGCCCGGAACTGCAGAAAGCGTGCGACGAGGTCCTGCTTGAAAAAGACCAGGAACGCCTGGAAATCGAGATGGAAGGGAACCGCTTTTACGACATCAACCTGGTGAGGATTCCCGGTCCGGGGACTCCCGGGGGCGCCGTGGTGGTTTTTCACGACATCACCGACATCAAGCGCTTGGAACGGGTTCGAAGGGACTTTGTGGCCAATGTGAGCCACGAGCTCAGGACCCCCCTGACCTCCATCAAGGGTTACGCGGAAACCCTCCTGGAAAGCCCTTGTGCCGAAAGCGAAGAGACGCGTTCCTTCCTGCAGACCATTCTCAAGAACGCCAATCACATGTCCCGGATGGTGAACGACCTGCTGCAGCTGACCCGCCTGGAAGTCCGGGGATTGGACGCGCCCCTGGGCGTGGTGGATGCCGCGAAAGCGCTGGAGAGCGCCTGGGAAACCTGTGCTCTTCTGGCTCAGAAACAGGGGATCGGCCTGCAGTCGGACTTCGCCGGAAAAGAGGTTCCCGTCTATGCGGTTCGGGATTCCCTGGTCCAAGTGTTCCAGAATCTTCTCAACAACGCGATCCGCTACAGTCCTGCGGGGTCTTCCGTCCGGGTGTCCGTACGCGAAGAAGGGGATATGGCGGTGTTCCAGGTCGAAGACGAGGGCCCCGGAATTCCCGTCGAACATCAAAGTCGCATTTTCGAGCGGTTCTACCGCGTGGACAAGCAGCGGGGAGACGGTACGGGAGGCACCGGCCTGGGACTCGCGATCTGCCGCCACATCGTCCGAAACCTGGGAGGTCGGATCTGGGTGGAAAGCCCGCCCCAAGGGAAAGAGCACGGCTCCGCCTTCTGCTTTTCACTCAAGCGTGCGGTCGGCGCGGCTTGA
- a CDS encoding ABC transporter ATP-binding protein: MPKRRRDGEVISTKETTRCLLHQQIASLPLSLEPGRPLIAVEKVSYVYPDGRRALEDIDLTVQEGDRIALVGQNGSGKTTLAKVLNGLYTPRRGRVCYAGGLLEGDHLLRARTEIGLFFQDPDDHLFCNTVYEDVAFGPLNQGWDPQEVDRRVREAVEHVGLEAFLYKPAHHLSYGQRKRAAFAAVLAMKPRVLILDEPTANLDPRQEAVFVELLKKFHGTLIVISHDLLFLYGLCSRAVVLEHGRIHHDYTLEALVAHPPSLREHGLDFSFRFSCCGIHEPGRIEPSADSGNAQESGSPEGRSSRGAEVSPLIQLKDFAYRYPDGTWGVRGIDLSVHAGEKLALVGENGAGKSTLAACLLGLRLGRGTYRFDGKPVDEKRRKRLWRHIGMVFQDSSDQLFCPSCREEVAFGPRQMGLAAAEVDRRTREALARVGLEGFEDRAPHRLSGGERKRLAIAAVLGMHPRVLILDEPTSGLDPRSEERLLEILRELRVTLVVISHDVHFLSLLCERTVVMHGGRIIRDGPMDAFLNDEHLDSLNGLAYTYKSECRRRILRLQESAFPAAG, translated from the coding sequence GTGCCGAAGCGGCGGCGCGACGGCGAAGTCATTTCCACGAAAGAGACGACGAGGTGCCTTTTGCACCAGCAGATCGCTTCCCTTCCCTTGTCTCTGGAACCGGGCCGCCCCCTGATCGCGGTCGAAAAGGTGTCTTATGTCTACCCGGACGGCCGCCGGGCCCTTGAGGACATCGACCTCACCGTCCAGGAAGGCGATCGAATCGCCCTGGTGGGGCAGAACGGTTCGGGAAAAACCACACTGGCCAAGGTGCTCAACGGGCTCTACACGCCCCGTCGGGGGCGTGTATGTTACGCGGGGGGTTTGCTTGAAGGCGATCACCTTCTGCGGGCCCGTACCGAAATCGGGCTTTTCTTTCAAGATCCCGACGACCACCTGTTCTGCAACACAGTCTACGAAGACGTCGCCTTTGGTCCGTTGAACCAGGGATGGGACCCGCAGGAAGTGGACCGCCGGGTGAGGGAAGCGGTGGAGCACGTGGGGCTGGAAGCCTTCCTCTACAAACCGGCCCACCATCTGAGCTACGGTCAGCGAAAGCGCGCCGCCTTCGCCGCGGTGCTCGCCATGAAGCCGCGGGTGCTGATTCTCGATGAGCCCACGGCGAACCTTGATCCGCGACAGGAAGCCGTCTTCGTTGAGCTGCTGAAAAAGTTTCATGGGACGCTGATCGTCATCAGCCACGACCTCCTCTTTCTCTACGGCCTGTGCTCGAGAGCCGTGGTCCTGGAGCACGGAAGGATTCACCACGACTACACGCTGGAGGCCCTGGTGGCCCACCCGCCCTCGCTTCGTGAACACGGGCTGGATTTTTCGTTTCGATTCAGCTGCTGCGGCATCCATGAACCCGGGAGGATCGAGCCTTCGGCGGATTCGGGGAATGCGCAGGAAAGCGGCAGCCCCGAGGGGCGGTCTTCGAGGGGTGCCGAGGTTTCTCCGCTGATCCAGCTGAAGGATTTCGCTTATCGCTACCCCGATGGGACCTGGGGCGTTCGGGGCATCGACCTTTCGGTTCACGCCGGTGAAAAGTTGGCTCTGGTGGGGGAAAACGGCGCCGGAAAGTCGACGCTCGCCGCATGCCTGCTGGGTCTGCGCCTCGGGCGTGGTACTTACCGTTTCGACGGCAAGCCGGTCGACGAAAAGCGGCGAAAGCGGCTTTGGCGGCATATCGGCATGGTGTTCCAGGATTCGTCGGATCAGCTCTTCTGTCCTTCCTGTCGGGAAGAGGTGGCCTTCGGCCCCAGGCAGATGGGGCTTGCAGCCGCCGAAGTGGACCGGCGTACCCGGGAGGCTCTGGCGCGCGTGGGACTGGAGGGGTTCGAAGATCGCGCGCCCCATCGGTTGAGCGGCGGGGAGCGGAAGCGCCTCGCTATCGCGGCGGTCCTCGGCATGCATCCGCGTGTGCTCATCCTGGATGAGCCGACCTCCGGCCTGGATCCTCGAAGTGAGGAACGTCTCCTGGAAATTCTCCGGGAGCTTCGGGTGACCCTTGTGGTCATCAGCCACGACGTGCACTTCCTGTCCCTTCTTTGCGAACGGACGGTGGTCATGCACGGGGGCCGCATCATTCGAGACGGCCCCATGGACGCCTTCCTGAACGATGAGCACCTGGATAGTCTGAATGGCCTGGCGTACACGTACAAGAGCGAATGCCGCCGCCGGATCTTGAGGCTTCAGGAATCGGCGTTTCCGGCCGCCGGCTGA
- the cbiQ gene encoding cobalt ECF transporter T component CbiQ, which yields MTDVSEVLRIPWPAFLSGTVVAAGAALWGCRRVFQGEASKVKGDDESERDWSLPAVDAFHDRRSPFHEWDPRFKIASILTYCFLVVSLRTVLMALAAAAVSVACVAAARVPLGRAFRRVAAMGGFLVMLVLVMPLTVPVKDGDMVAVVMPLDWLSFNVRGFEIALLIGLKATAVTLLMEPLLGTAPFSVTVSALARIGLPKNLCQMLLLAHPYLYVFQHEARRMSVGMAVRGFRKRTNWATLQATGNFLGMLFVRSFERTERVYEAMLCRGYRGEFPATVSFTARGSDWAKGAVFAALGAGLLLLDRMVPVQSMTAWLHFLFPFQGG from the coding sequence ATGACAGACGTTTCCGAGGTCTTGAGGATCCCTTGGCCCGCCTTTCTTTCCGGAACCGTCGTGGCGGCGGGAGCGGCCCTCTGGGGCTGTCGCCGGGTTTTTCAGGGCGAAGCTTCGAAGGTGAAAGGAGACGATGAGTCGGAAAGGGACTGGTCCCTTCCCGCGGTGGATGCGTTCCATGACCGCCGTTCGCCCTTTCACGAGTGGGACCCCCGTTTCAAGATCGCGTCGATCCTGACGTACTGCTTCCTGGTGGTTTCGCTCAGAACCGTCCTCATGGCCCTGGCGGCCGCGGCCGTCTCTGTGGCCTGCGTGGCGGCGGCCCGCGTTCCGTTGGGGAGAGCGTTCAGGCGGGTGGCCGCGATGGGCGGTTTTCTGGTCATGCTCGTTCTCGTGATGCCCTTGACCGTACCGGTGAAGGACGGGGACATGGTAGCGGTGGTCATGCCGTTGGATTGGCTGAGCTTCAACGTCCGGGGTTTCGAGATCGCCCTGCTGATCGGGCTCAAGGCGACGGCGGTTACGCTTCTTATGGAACCCCTCCTGGGGACGGCTCCTTTTTCGGTCACCGTTTCGGCTCTCGCTCGTATCGGGTTGCCCAAGAACCTTTGCCAGATGCTGCTGCTGGCGCACCCCTACCTTTACGTTTTTCAGCATGAAGCTCGGCGGATGAGTGTGGGAATGGCCGTTCGGGGTTTTCGAAAGCGAACCAATTGGGCGACGCTTCAAGCGACCGGGAATTTCCTTGGGATGCTCTTTGTGAGAAGCTTCGAACGGACGGAGCGGGTCTACGAAGCCATGCTCTGCCGTGGTTACCGCGGGGAATTTCCAGCGACGGTTTCTTTCACGGCTCGCGGAAGTGACTGGGCCAAGGGGGCGGTGTTCGCCGCCCTGGGAGCCGGCCTCCTACTGCTGGATCGGATGGTGCCGGTCCAGTCGATGACGGCCTGGCTCCATTTCCTTTTTCCTTTCCAGGGCGGTTAG
- a CDS encoding glycosyltransferase family 9 protein yields the protein MKSIGIFHQGALGDFLLSLPAVEGFYHLFGPSYMDFWTKSEYAALFYGKAYAGRFFSPDDSRWAAFHMDDFTAAPALPPGVTQLDAFFLFGQENTKRVADLLSRRLRIPVHWIRSFPNEAAQRSVTETLVDQFHALGWPIPNRPVRVMADPAESLLAEDILRNQGIAGGPFAVVHPGSGSLKKIWPLRNWWSLVRWLRNDVGIPVVLTLGPADAPLHPFAETARGELGAAVASSLPLARLVALLDLAALYVGNDSGITHLAAAVGTPSAAVFGPTAPEIWAPRGRNVQVIRRQWNPENVLHWDAKAADAPDEAAAAFVERALAGESTRHSRDRRRNCGKGETAGKWGQPAAGNADS from the coding sequence ATGAAAAGCATCGGGATTTTCCACCAGGGCGCCTTGGGCGATTTTCTTCTTTCTCTTCCCGCTGTCGAAGGATTTTACCATCTCTTCGGCCCATCATACATGGATTTCTGGACCAAATCCGAATACGCTGCCCTTTTTTACGGCAAGGCCTACGCCGGCCGTTTCTTCAGTCCCGACGACTCCCGCTGGGCCGCCTTCCACATGGACGACTTCACCGCCGCACCCGCCCTTCCTCCGGGGGTCACCCAACTGGACGCCTTTTTCCTCTTCGGCCAGGAAAACACGAAGCGCGTCGCCGATCTCCTTTCGCGGAGGCTCCGCATCCCCGTCCACTGGATTCGCTCTTTCCCGAACGAAGCCGCTCAGCGGTCGGTGACCGAAACCCTCGTGGATCAGTTCCACGCCCTGGGATGGCCCATTCCGAACAGGCCCGTTCGCGTGATGGCGGATCCCGCCGAATCCCTTCTTGCGGAAGACATTCTCCGCAACCAAGGCATCGCCGGCGGCCCCTTCGCCGTCGTCCACCCCGGCAGCGGAAGCTTGAAGAAGATCTGGCCGCTTCGCAACTGGTGGTCGCTGGTTCGGTGGCTCCGAAACGACGTGGGCATCCCGGTCGTCTTGACGCTGGGGCCCGCCGACGCGCCGCTTCACCCTTTCGCCGAAACCGCCCGGGGCGAGCTGGGAGCGGCCGTCGCCTCTTCCCTCCCGCTGGCCCGCCTGGTGGCGCTCCTGGATCTTGCCGCTCTCTACGTCGGAAACGATTCGGGGATCACACACCTGGCCGCGGCCGTAGGAACGCCTTCGGCCGCTGTCTTCGGCCCCACGGCGCCCGAAATCTGGGCACCGCGGGGGCGGAACGTGCAGGTGATTCGGAGACAATGGAATCCGGAAAACGTGCTGCACTGGGATGCCAAGGCAGCCGATGCCCCCGATGAAGCGGCGGCCGCCTTTGTGGAGCGGGCGCTCGCCGGGGAGTCGACCCGGCACTCCCGCGATCGGCGGCGCAACTGTGGGAAAGGCGAAACTGCAGGAAAGTGGGGTCAGCCGGCGGCCGGAAACGCCGATTCCTGA